Proteins from a genomic interval of bacterium:
- a CDS encoding NADH-quinone oxidoreductase subunit C yields MTVDWNRQNFSGSDPESHPAVTALRRELPSAVLEVGTSCGEVWAVVAPSDSIAVLTLLRDDPALLFNFLSDLTAVHWPKREGAEFDIVLQLYSISLRHRFRIKVRLAEGESTPTASGVWKTADWLEREVYDMFGIRFEDHPDPRRILNPDGFEGHPLRKEFPLQGRVRW; encoded by the coding sequence TTGACAGTCGACTGGAACCGACAAAACTTCTCTGGGAGCGATCCGGAAAGCCACCCTGCTGTAACAGCCTTACGCAGGGAACTTCCTTCCGCAGTCCTGGAGGTGGGAACCTCCTGCGGCGAGGTCTGGGCAGTGGTAGCGCCCTCAGACTCCATTGCGGTCCTGACCTTGCTCAGGGACGATCCGGCCCTTCTTTTTAATTTTCTCTCCGATCTCACCGCTGTGCACTGGCCGAAGAGGGAAGGGGCCGAGTTCGACATCGTCCTTCAACTCTATTCGATCTCCCTCCGCCACAGGTTCAGGATCAAGGTGCGGCTGGCCGAAGGTGAGAGCACTCCCACAGCGAGCGGCGTCTGGAAGACGGCGGACTGGCTGGAGCGGGAGGTATACGATATGTTCGGGATCCGGTTCGAAGACCACCCGGATCCAAGGCGAATACTCAATCCTGATGGCTTCGAGGGGCACCCGCTCCGCAAGGAGTTTCCTCTCCAGGGCCGGGTACGATGGTAA
- the nuoE gene encoding NADH-quinone oxidoreductase subunit NuoE: MSEAAAAKKPDEPIDLKPVYEILDRLAGQKGMLIPILQQVQDAYGYVPEEAANAVADGTGSYRSQVYGVLTFYTQFHLSPRGRHIIRACAGTACHVKGGAQVIHRMENELGVKHGGTTADLIFSFEEVACIGACGLAPVIMIDHDAFGNLDPNTAETVLKKFRKKALAEIEAEGSEGEKNDGGEDASGE, encoded by the coding sequence GTGAGCGAGGCAGCTGCAGCAAAAAAACCGGATGAACCCATTGATCTTAAGCCGGTTTACGAGATCCTGGACAGGCTTGCTGGTCAGAAGGGGATGCTCATTCCTATTCTTCAGCAGGTCCAGGATGCCTACGGCTACGTGCCTGAGGAGGCCGCCAACGCTGTGGCCGACGGTACCGGTAGTTATCGTAGTCAGGTTTACGGGGTCCTCACCTTCTACACCCAGTTTCACCTCAGCCCAAGAGGCAGGCACATAATCCGGGCCTGCGCCGGGACCGCGTGTCACGTCAAAGGCGGCGCGCAGGTGATCCACAGGATGGAAAATGAGCTGGGGGTCAAACATGGCGGGACCACGGCAGACCTGATTTTCTCCTTCGAGGAGGTAGCGTGTATCGGCGCCTGCGGATTGGCTCCGGTCATAATGATTGATCATGACGCCTTCGGAAACCTTGATCCCAATACGGCGGAAACGGTTCTCAAGAAGTTCCGCAAGAAGGCTCTTGCGGAAATCGAGGCCGAGGGCAGCGAGGGTGAGAAAAATGACGGCGGCGAAGATGCCTCCGGGGAGTGA
- a CDS encoding NADH-quinone oxidoreductase subunit B translates to MSKNPTKIYKGPGPKEANILLTSSSVVMNWAQRSSLWPLTFGLACCAIEMISAAAARYDMARFGWEVFRASPRQADLMIVAGTVTNKMAPVVKKLYDQMAEPKWVIAMGSCATCGGVFQTYSVVPGVHNIIPVDVYIPGCPPRPEALIHGIMTLQMQIDGQVNFAAKPRRIAPGYIGPTKKEEAV, encoded by the coding sequence ATGAGCAAGAATCCTACAAAAATTTATAAGGGCCCCGGCCCAAAGGAAGCCAATATTCTCCTGACCTCCTCCAGTGTGGTTATGAACTGGGCCCAGAGGTCCTCCCTCTGGCCGCTGACTTTCGGCCTCGCGTGCTGTGCCATCGAAATGATCTCTGCCGCAGCCGCGCGGTACGACATGGCGCGCTTCGGTTGGGAAGTTTTCAGAGCCTCACCCCGGCAGGCGGACCTCATGATCGTTGCCGGTACGGTGACCAATAAAATGGCGCCGGTGGTAAAGAAGCTCTACGATCAGATGGCCGAACCAAAATGGGTTATCGCTATGGGGAGCTGTGCTACCTGTGGAGGAGTATTTCAGACCTACAGTGTGGTTCCGGGCGTCCATAACATCATCCCGGTGGATGTGTACATTCCCGGGTGCCCTCCCAGGCCCGAGGCTTTGATCCACGGAATCATGACCCTTCAGATGCAGATCGACGGTCAGGTCAACTTCGCTGCCAAGCCCAGAAGGATAGCGCCTGGATATATCGGACCTACCAAGAAGGAGGAAGCGGTTTGA
- a CDS encoding NADH-quinone oxidoreductase subunit A translates to MLGFLPILIYVAVVVVLGVGMLIGSEILGRLAGRRYPTSEKESTYECGMIPFKDARQRFDVRFYLVAMLFILFDIEVVFLYPWAVLFGKFNPILFGFVEMIIFIMILLLGYAYIWRKGALDWR, encoded by the coding sequence ATTTTAGGGTTTTTGCCCATTTTGATCTACGTTGCCGTTGTCGTCGTACTCGGCGTTGGAATGCTCATCGGTTCGGAAATTCTGGGCCGCCTGGCAGGCCGACGCTACCCCACTTCCGAGAAAGAGTCCACCTACGAATGCGGCATGATCCCCTTCAAGGATGCCCGCCAGCGGTTCGATGTGCGCTTCTATCTGGTGGCCATGCTTTTCATCCTGTTCGACATCGAGGTAGTGTTTCTTTATCCCTGGGCGGTACTTTTTGGCAAGTTCAATCCGATCCTCTTCGGCTTCGTTGAGATGATCATCTTCATAATGATCCTGCTACTCGGCTATGCCTATATCTGGAGAAAGGGTGCACTGGACTGGCGATGA
- the nuoK gene encoding NADH-quinone oxidoreductase subunit NuoK yields the protein MISLTHFLVLSAILFTIGLMGVLMRKNVIIVLLSIELMLTAVNLNFIAFSHYMKNPVGQVFVFFVMTVAAAETALGLAIVVALFRNIETVNVDEINQLKG from the coding sequence ATGATCTCCCTGACACACTTCCTCGTATTGTCCGCCATCCTGTTCACTATCGGCCTGATGGGCGTGCTTATGAGAAAAAACGTCATCATAGTCCTGCTCTCGATTGAGTTGATGCTCACAGCTGTGAACTTGAACTTCATCGCTTTTTCCCACTATATGAAAAACCCTGTTGGACAGGTTTTCGTCTTCTTCGTCATGACCGTTGCCGCTGCAGAGACGGCTCTTGGGCTAGCCATTGTGGTGGCGCTGTTCAGGAATATTGAAACGGTCAACGTGGATGAGATCAACCAGCTGAAGGGCTAG
- the nuoD gene encoding NADH dehydrogenase (quinone) subunit D, with protein MARQEIMTINMGPHHPSTHGVLRVILELDGEVVVNAIPDIGYLHRGVEKLSESKKYLQVLPLTDRLDYIAAGSNNLAYILAVEKLLGIDVPRRAQYVRVAIAELSRIMSHLLWLGTHAADIGAVTMLMYTLREREDVLDLIEETAGTRLMPTYFRPGGVARDILPDFSAKITAFVNKMDIKIQEYERLLTKNRIWMGRTKGVGVINREDAISLGLSGPSARASGVDWDIRRDEPYEIYDELEFDIPVLPEGDVYARYLIRLEEMRQSLRILRQIVEKLPEGPFIESSARYVYPEKARVKKSMEAMIHHFKLVIDGLAPPVGEAYSTIESPKGEIGFYIVSDGSPKPYRLRIRPPCFVNLQSLLTMCKGNMLADVVAVIGSLDIVLGEIDR; from the coding sequence GTGGCCAGGCAAGAGATCATGACCATCAACATGGGGCCCCACCACCCCTCCACCCACGGGGTCCTTCGGGTCATCCTTGAGTTGGATGGAGAGGTTGTCGTCAATGCCATCCCCGACATAGGGTACCTCCACAGGGGGGTCGAGAAGCTATCAGAGAGCAAGAAGTACCTGCAGGTACTTCCCCTCACCGACAGGCTTGATTACATCGCCGCCGGGAGCAATAACCTGGCGTATATTCTGGCGGTGGAAAAGCTTCTCGGGATAGATGTGCCGAGGAGAGCGCAGTACGTCCGTGTGGCCATCGCAGAACTTTCCAGGATCATGAGCCACCTGTTGTGGCTGGGTACACACGCCGCCGATATCGGCGCCGTAACCATGCTCATGTATACACTGCGGGAGCGGGAAGATGTCCTGGACCTCATCGAGGAAACCGCCGGGACCAGGTTGATGCCTACCTATTTCCGTCCTGGAGGGGTGGCAAGAGACATCCTGCCTGATTTCAGCGCCAAGATAACAGCTTTCGTGAACAAGATGGACATCAAGATCCAGGAGTACGAGAGACTTCTCACCAAAAACAGGATCTGGATGGGCCGTACCAAAGGTGTTGGTGTCATCAACCGCGAGGATGCCATCAGCCTGGGTCTCTCCGGACCGAGTGCCCGTGCCTCCGGTGTGGATTGGGATATCCGGAGGGACGAGCCCTACGAGATCTATGACGAACTGGAGTTTGATATTCCGGTCCTCCCCGAGGGTGATGTCTACGCCAGGTACCTGATCCGCCTTGAGGAGATGAGACAGTCTTTACGGATTCTCAGACAGATCGTTGAAAAGCTTCCGGAAGGCCCCTTTATCGAAAGCTCCGCCCGATATGTCTACCCTGAAAAAGCGCGTGTAAAGAAGTCCATGGAAGCCATGATCCACCATTTCAAACTGGTGATCGATGGGCTTGCACCACCTGTTGGCGAAGCGTACTCCACTATAGAGTCACCCAAGGGGGAGATAGGGTTCTACATTGTCAGCGACGGCAGCCCTAAACCCTACCGGCTCCGAATTCGACCGCCCTGCTTTGTGAACCTTCAGTCTCTCCTGACCATGTGCAAGGGCAACATGCTGGCTGATGTTGTGGCTGTCATCGGAAGTCTGGATATCGTGCTGGGTGAGATCGACAGGTGA
- a CDS encoding molybdopterin-dependent oxidoreductase, whose amino-acid sequence MTVSLTIDGKHVEVPSGTTMLHAAQKLDIDIPTFCDHKHLVPFGACRLCVVEVEGSGKLFASCVTPVSQGMVLNTATPKVKQAREAVIELLLTYHPLDCPVCPQSGRCHLQDMAFEHGKDASRFGPIEVEKKIDYLSPLIESNQKRCIQCGKCVRICDEVQGEGQLDFVQRGFGTVVEPSFGRALDCEFCGQCVQVCPVGSLYSRIFKHTSPVWELTPVRTTCPFCGVGCTLNLEVKKDRIYHVLGVDDEGTNNDGFLCAKGRFGYEYVGHPDRLKTPLVRKGDSLVEATWDEAYQTIVDRFKAIITGGPSTVGGIASARCTNEENYLFQRFIRTVLGSDNVDSVARFGHAPAMEALKKAFGVAAPTDSLADLDDSDLIFALDANVTEDAHIVGLKVLKRARQGGATLVVANPRKIKLANFANTYLNMKPGTAVALANGLIHVILAEGLEDKDFIASRVSGLENIKETTDEFTPEKVEALTGISANSIRETARTIAAASAMTIILSPASGSYTGEDTVAAAANLALITGNVGKAGAGILPLSEYNNVQGVMDMGALPDSLPGYQPLPDGSQPGLDAMAMMEAAAAGDLKGLYIMGENPLTAFPDRGLVQKALENLDFLVVQDIFLTDTAQMADVVLPATAGPEKDGTFTNTDRRVQRVRKAIAPPGKTRADWKILCELFEAFGQPQPYAGAMEVTRAIASEIPSYRGITPERLEAAGLHWPCPGEDHPGTSYLHGDGFPGGKGQLRAVKQQDVGEPSTDYPLALLSGMILFHSGTTTKWAKGLNELAPEAKAEISPLDAKDLGIADGDRVLVSSEKGQIEAVAKITPRSQKGVVFIPAHYSNMSVNSLMTSDPVREKTMTYISISRVGS is encoded by the coding sequence ATGACCGTCAGCCTGACAATAGATGGAAAACATGTTGAGGTCCCCAGCGGGACCACGATGCTCCATGCTGCCCAGAAACTGGACATCGATATTCCCACTTTCTGCGATCACAAGCATTTGGTTCCCTTCGGGGCCTGCAGGCTCTGTGTGGTGGAGGTAGAGGGGTCCGGCAAGCTGTTCGCTTCCTGCGTTACCCCGGTTTCCCAGGGGATGGTGCTGAACACAGCTACTCCCAAGGTAAAGCAGGCGAGGGAGGCCGTTATCGAGCTGCTCCTCACCTACCACCCCCTCGACTGCCCTGTGTGCCCCCAGTCCGGGCGCTGCCATCTTCAGGATATGGCTTTCGAGCACGGGAAGGATGCGAGCAGGTTTGGTCCCATAGAGGTGGAAAAGAAGATCGACTATCTTTCCCCTCTCATCGAGAGCAATCAGAAACGCTGTATCCAGTGCGGCAAGTGTGTCAGGATCTGCGACGAGGTGCAGGGCGAGGGGCAACTGGACTTCGTTCAGAGAGGGTTTGGAACGGTTGTCGAACCCAGCTTCGGCAGGGCGCTGGACTGCGAATTCTGCGGCCAGTGTGTCCAGGTCTGCCCGGTGGGCAGTCTTTACAGCCGGATTTTCAAGCACACCTCCCCTGTCTGGGAACTGACTCCCGTTCGCACCACCTGCCCATTCTGCGGTGTAGGCTGCACACTCAACCTCGAGGTCAAGAAGGACCGGATCTACCATGTTCTCGGGGTTGACGACGAGGGGACCAATAACGACGGCTTCCTGTGCGCCAAGGGCCGCTTTGGCTACGAATACGTGGGCCACCCTGATCGTCTCAAGACTCCTCTTGTTCGCAAGGGAGATTCTCTCGTTGAGGCCACCTGGGACGAGGCCTATCAGACTATAGTTGACCGCTTCAAGGCCATCATCACGGGCGGCCCATCTACAGTGGGGGGTATCGCTTCCGCCAGATGCACCAACGAGGAAAACTACCTTTTCCAGAGGTTTATCAGAACCGTTCTGGGTTCCGACAATGTGGATTCCGTGGCACGGTTCGGCCATGCCCCGGCTATGGAAGCGCTGAAAAAGGCTTTCGGGGTCGCCGCGCCCACAGATTCTCTGGCCGATCTGGACGACTCTGATCTGATCTTCGCCCTCGATGCCAATGTAACTGAAGATGCCCACATTGTGGGACTCAAGGTCCTGAAGCGGGCGCGGCAGGGAGGTGCCACTCTGGTGGTGGCCAACCCCCGGAAGATCAAGCTTGCCAACTTCGCAAACACCTATTTGAACATGAAGCCGGGAACGGCAGTGGCTCTGGCCAACGGGCTGATCCACGTGATCCTGGCCGAAGGGCTGGAGGACAAGGATTTCATTGCCTCCAGGGTATCAGGCCTCGAGAACATCAAGGAAACCACTGACGAATTCACGCCTGAAAAGGTTGAAGCACTCACAGGTATAAGCGCGAACAGTATCCGGGAAACGGCCAGAACGATCGCCGCGGCTTCCGCAATGACCATTATCCTCTCCCCCGCCTCCGGTTCCTATACAGGTGAGGACACCGTGGCAGCTGCCGCCAACCTCGCCCTGATCACAGGCAACGTGGGCAAGGCCGGGGCGGGTATCCTTCCCCTGTCCGAGTACAACAACGTGCAGGGCGTGATGGACATGGGAGCCCTGCCTGACAGTCTTCCTGGATACCAGCCACTTCCTGATGGATCCCAGCCTGGACTTGATGCAATGGCAATGATGGAAGCCGCTGCTGCTGGTGACCTCAAAGGGCTCTATATCATGGGGGAGAACCCCCTGACGGCTTTCCCCGACAGGGGACTGGTACAAAAGGCCCTGGAGAACCTGGATTTTCTGGTGGTTCAGGATATCTTCCTTACCGACACAGCCCAAATGGCTGATGTGGTGCTCCCGGCAACAGCCGGCCCTGAAAAGGACGGTACCTTCACCAACACCGACCGCCGGGTTCAGCGGGTCAGAAAAGCCATTGCGCCTCCAGGGAAAACCCGGGCGGACTGGAAAATTCTGTGTGAACTTTTCGAGGCTTTCGGACAGCCGCAGCCTTATGCCGGAGCGATGGAGGTCACCAGGGCCATCGCCAGTGAGATTCCCTCCTATAGGGGCATAACGCCCGAGCGGTTGGAGGCTGCCGGGCTGCACTGGCCTTGTCCAGGTGAAGATCATCCGGGTACCAGCTACCTCCACGGTGACGGTTTCCCCGGCGGTAAGGGGCAGCTCAGAGCAGTCAAACAGCAGGATGTGGGTGAACCTTCCACCGACTATCCACTCGCCCTGCTTTCGGGAATGATCCTCTTCCACTCCGGCACCACCACCAAGTGGGCCAAAGGCCTGAATGAACTGGCTCCCGAGGCAAAGGCAGAGATCAGCCCACTCGATGCAAAGGATCTCGGAATCGCCGATGGCGACCGGGTCCTCGTCAGCAGTGAAAAGGGGCAGATTGAAGCGGTGGCAAAGATTACACCGCGGAGTCAGAAGGGCGTGGTCTTTATTCCTGCCCACTACAGCAACATGTCTGTCAACTCCCTGATGACCAGTGACCCTGTAAGAGAGAAGACGATGACATACATTTCCATTTCACGTGTGGGATCATAA
- a CDS encoding NADH-quinone oxidoreductase subunit NuoF, with amino-acid sequence MASDTGGQRIYIGMGTCGLATGAEGVLTAVHEGFDKLKIEVPIIKTGCIGMCSQEVLLDVDTPGRGRVTYRKVEPKMVEEILQNHVVGGHPISEMAFGQIIGEGDSAYDGIPSYQDLPVYKKQKRIVLRRCGFIDPDLIEDYIETDGYQGLEKAIKTMSPEQVRETVKASGLRGRGGGGFPAGLKWEFCANAHGDQKYLVCNADEGDPGAFMDRSVLEGDPHAVLEGMIIAGYAIGASYGYIYCRAEYPLAIKRLLTAIALAEEKGYLGDNILGSGFSFGLRVKEGAGAFVCGEETALMASIEGRRGMPRSRPPFPAVKGLWGKPSNINNVETYACVPPIILKGAESYAAVGTEGTKGTKVFALTGKIINTGLIEVVAGTTLREIIHEIGGGIEEGRAFKAAQLGGPSGGCLPAKLAETAIDYDSLIQAGAMMGSGGVVVMDETDCMVDVARYFLKFTAAESCGKCVPCRLGTKVMLGILERITEGKGTEEDIANLKDLGENIKSTSLCGLGQTAPNPVLSTLRYFEEEYHAHIKDGKCPAKVCTALITYKITDNCTGCTVCAKKCPVEAISGERKELHTIDQERCTKCNMCYEVCRFDAVAKE; translated from the coding sequence ATGGCTAGCGACACCGGCGGACAGCGGATCTACATCGGGATGGGAACCTGCGGGCTGGCGACAGGGGCTGAAGGAGTCCTCACGGCTGTGCACGAAGGGTTCGACAAGCTCAAGATAGAGGTCCCCATCATCAAGACAGGGTGCATCGGCATGTGCTCCCAGGAAGTCCTCCTGGATGTGGACACTCCAGGCCGCGGAAGGGTGACCTACCGCAAGGTGGAGCCCAAAATGGTTGAGGAGATCCTCCAGAACCATGTTGTGGGCGGACATCCGATATCCGAGATGGCCTTCGGCCAGATCATCGGGGAGGGTGATTCAGCCTATGACGGGATCCCCAGCTACCAGGACCTCCCTGTCTACAAAAAACAGAAGAGGATCGTTCTCAGGCGCTGCGGGTTCATCGATCCCGATCTCATTGAGGATTACATCGAGACGGACGGTTATCAGGGCCTCGAAAAGGCAATAAAGACCATGTCGCCCGAGCAGGTGCGTGAGACGGTCAAGGCATCGGGTCTTCGCGGTCGTGGCGGCGGCGGGTTCCCGGCAGGTCTGAAATGGGAGTTCTGCGCCAACGCCCACGGTGACCAGAAATACCTTGTATGCAACGCCGACGAAGGAGACCCGGGGGCCTTTATGGACCGCAGTGTCCTCGAGGGTGATCCCCATGCGGTTCTGGAGGGGATGATCATCGCCGGTTACGCCATCGGGGCGAGTTACGGTTACATCTACTGCCGCGCCGAATATCCCCTTGCGATCAAGAGACTCCTGACAGCCATTGCTCTGGCTGAAGAGAAGGGTTATCTGGGAGACAATATTTTAGGCAGCGGTTTCTCCTTCGGGCTGCGGGTCAAGGAGGGGGCAGGCGCTTTCGTCTGCGGAGAGGAAACAGCTCTCATGGCCTCCATCGAAGGGAGGCGGGGTATGCCCCGCTCCCGCCCGCCTTTTCCCGCCGTCAAAGGGCTCTGGGGCAAGCCCAGCAACATCAACAACGTGGAAACATACGCCTGCGTGCCGCCCATAATCCTTAAAGGGGCTGAGAGCTACGCCGCGGTGGGCACCGAAGGCACCAAGGGCACCAAGGTGTTTGCCCTTACCGGCAAGATCATCAACACGGGACTCATAGAAGTCGTCGCGGGCACCACCCTGAGAGAGATCATTCACGAGATCGGAGGGGGTATCGAGGAAGGCCGTGCCTTCAAGGCCGCCCAGCTGGGAGGACCCTCCGGGGGCTGTCTCCCTGCAAAGCTGGCGGAAACCGCCATCGATTACGATTCCCTCATCCAGGCTGGAGCCATGATGGGCTCTGGCGGCGTCGTGGTCATGGACGAGACCGACTGCATGGTGGACGTGGCCCGCTATTTCCTCAAGTTCACCGCCGCCGAGTCGTGCGGAAAATGCGTTCCGTGCCGCCTGGGCACCAAGGTCATGCTGGGCATTCTGGAGAGGATCACGGAAGGCAAGGGGACCGAAGAGGATATAGCAAACCTCAAGGATCTCGGTGAGAACATCAAGAGCACATCCTTGTGCGGCCTCGGTCAGACCGCTCCCAACCCGGTCCTGTCCACCCTCAGATATTTTGAGGAGGAGTATCACGCCCATATCAAGGATGGGAAGTGCCCTGCCAAGGTCTGTACGGCACTTATCACCTATAAAATAACGGACAACTGTACCGGATGTACGGTGTGTGCCAAGAAGTGTCCAGTGGAAGCCATTTCAGGGGAGCGAAAAGAACTCCATACCATCGACCAGGAGCGGTGTACCAAGTGCAACATGTGTTATGAGGTGTGCCGCTTCGATGCCGTGGCGAAGGAATAG
- a CDS encoding NADH-quinone oxidoreductase subunit J: MGLYDITFYYFAVVVVVTALLAVSRPNPVHAVLFLIPCFFHVAGIFVLLQAEFLAVVQILVPAGALMVLYLFVVFLFNLSEVKGIKSTHRQSVLAGIVALIMFILLAVLAVRGIFPGPFQGLVESTAVENTVAVGGALYTRFLFPFELASLVLLVVMFGAMVLARREEKE; this comes from the coding sequence ATGGGTCTGTACGACATTACATTTTACTATTTCGCTGTGGTGGTGGTTGTGACGGCTCTCCTGGCTGTCTCCAGACCGAACCCGGTCCATGCGGTGCTTTTCCTGATTCCCTGCTTTTTCCATGTTGCCGGGATCTTTGTGCTGCTGCAGGCTGAGTTCCTGGCTGTTGTCCAGATCCTGGTTCCGGCGGGAGCGCTCATGGTGCTCTACCTCTTTGTGGTGTTTCTCTTTAACCTCTCCGAGGTCAAGGGGATCAAATCGACCCACCGGCAATCGGTCCTGGCAGGGATCGTTGCCTTGATCATGTTCATACTTCTGGCAGTTCTGGCTGTTCGCGGCATTTTCCCCGGTCCTTTCCAGGGACTGGTGGAGAGCACTGCGGTGGAAAACACCGTTGCCGTGGGCGGGGCTCTTTATACAAGGTTCCTGTTCCCCTTTGAATTGGCCTCCCTGGTGCTCCTGGTGGTCATGTTCGGGGCAATGGTCCTCGCCAGAAGGGAGGAAAAAGAATGA
- the nuoI gene encoding NADH-quinone oxidoreductase subunit NuoI encodes MTNIFQTDLIKGLTLTLRYFFSKPVTMRYPEVYYDLPDRFRGGQVLKRDENGKERCVGCGLCPEVCPSGAITLETSEGEDHEKVVDSYVIDLGLCIFCGFCQEVCPVDAVFMGKDFELTLTDLAKLRVTREQMLTKGEDPKYDSL; translated from the coding sequence ATGACTAATATCTTTCAGACAGATCTGATCAAAGGGCTCACCCTTACGTTACGGTATTTCTTTTCCAAGCCGGTGACCATGAGATACCCGGAGGTTTATTATGACCTTCCGGACAGGTTCCGAGGGGGCCAGGTCCTGAAACGGGACGAAAACGGCAAGGAACGCTGTGTAGGATGCGGGTTGTGCCCTGAAGTTTGCCCATCGGGAGCGATCACCCTGGAAACCTCCGAGGGCGAGGATCACGAAAAGGTTGTGGACAGTTATGTGATCGATCTGGGTCTTTGCATCTTCTGCGGTTTCTGCCAGGAGGTGTGCCCTGTGGACGCGGTGTTCATGGGCAAGGATTTCGAGCTGACCCTCACCGACCTTGCCAAGCTGCGAGTTACCAGAGAACAGATGCTCACCAAAGGGGAAGACCCCAAATACGATAGCCTTTAG
- the nuoH gene encoding NADH-quinone oxidoreductase subunit NuoH, with amino-acid sequence MENIWLYLLILLLKIIGIFAVALGGVVVMNWVERKVCGHIQHRHGPLYVGPIGIFQPIADSIKLFLKEDITPRNVDKPVFYLAPLLCLTPALLTFAVIPVGPHILIGNVNVGLIYILAISSLGVFGIIMGGYASNNKYALLGGLRSCAQMISYEISLGLSIIGVLMYSGSLSMVKIVEAQQGLIFGFLPNWFIIPQFLGFAIFLVAIFAETNRLPFDLPEAESELVAGYFVEYGSMRWAIFMLSEYVAMISGSCVMVTLFLGGWLPVPIIGPFIEGLLPAAVVLYAMPVVWFISKVAFFMFFFVWVRWTFPRLRYDQLMSLGWKILLPLALFNIFISGIMRMAQIG; translated from the coding sequence ATGGAGAACATCTGGCTTTACCTCCTGATATTGCTGCTGAAGATCATCGGTATATTCGCTGTCGCTCTGGGCGGCGTTGTGGTGATGAACTGGGTGGAGCGCAAGGTTTGCGGACACATCCAGCATCGGCACGGACCGCTTTACGTCGGTCCCATTGGCATTTTTCAGCCCATCGCTGACAGTATCAAACTGTTTCTCAAGGAGGACATTACACCCAGGAATGTAGACAAGCCTGTCTTTTACCTGGCCCCTCTCCTTTGTCTTACACCGGCCCTCCTCACCTTCGCTGTCATCCCTGTGGGGCCACACATCCTGATCGGCAACGTCAATGTGGGCCTGATATATATCCTTGCCATCTCATCCCTGGGAGTCTTCGGTATTATCATGGGCGGCTACGCATCGAACAATAAGTACGCCCTGTTAGGCGGACTTCGTTCCTGCGCCCAGATGATCAGCTACGAAATATCCCTCGGATTGTCCATCATTGGAGTCCTCATGTATTCGGGTTCTCTTTCCATGGTGAAGATCGTCGAGGCTCAACAGGGCCTGATATTCGGTTTTCTCCCCAACTGGTTCATCATCCCCCAGTTCCTCGGGTTTGCTATCTTTCTGGTTGCCATTTTTGCCGAAACCAACCGCCTGCCCTTCGACCTGCCTGAGGCGGAAAGCGAATTGGTAGCTGGCTATTTCGTCGAATATGGAAGCATGAGATGGGCCATTTTCATGCTTTCTGAATATGTCGCCATGATCTCCGGCTCCTGTGTAATGGTCACTTTGTTTCTCGGCGGATGGCTGCCTGTACCGATCATAGGACCGTTCATCGAAGGGCTGCTGCCGGCAGCCGTTGTCCTTTACGCTATGCCGGTGGTTTGGTTCATCTCCAAGGTGGCGTTTTTCATGTTCTTCTTTGTATGGGTAAGGTGGACCTTCCCGAGGCTGCGATACGATCAGCTCATGTCCCTGGGATGGAAGATCCTCCTGCCCCTGGCTCTTTTCAATATATTCATCTCGGGCATCATGAGGATGGCCCAGATAGGCTGA